The Halorhabdus rudnickae region AAGAGAACCCTGACTTCATCCAGTCGGGCGACGCCGCGAAGGTCACTGTTCGACCACAGAAACCCCTCAGCATCGAGCCGGCCAGCGAGATCCCCGAGCTGGGGAGCTTCGCCATCCGAGACATGGGCCAGACCATCGCTGCCGGACAGGTCCTTGACGTCGACGAGCGCGAATAATGCAGCAAGCACGCGTCCGTCTGGCGGGCACGAGTCCGAAAGACCTCGACGCCATCTGCGATGAGGTCGGTGAGATTGCCAACAAGACTGGGGTCGAGCTCTCCGGTCCGGTGCCGCTCCCGACCAAGACGCTGGAAGTCCCAGCCCGGAAGTCTCCCGACGGTGAGGGGACCGCCACATGGGAGCACTGGGAGATGCGTGTCCACAAGCGGCTGATCGACATCGACGCCGACGAACGCGCGCTCCGCCAGCTCATGCGCATCCAGGTGCCCAACGACGTCTCCATCGAGATCGTCCTCGAGGACTGACCACGCACTCGGATCGTCGGATTCAACTGTCTCGACCTATCTACGTCTACACGCGGGCTCGTAGATCAGCGGCAGATCGCTTCCTTCGCAAGGAAGAGGCCCGGGGTTCAAATCCCCGCGAGTCCACTACACCCCGTCTTCTTCGCGAACTATCCGGTCAGTCCCGGGTATAGTCCCCGAGAAGCGTATTTGTGTCTCGCCGGGTAGTGCAACAAACCCCGTTGAGAATAGAAGGAATGCACGTCTACCGGTTGCCTCGCCCCGTCGTGCGGTTTTAGCGAGTGAAACGCGGGGGTGGCGGCCGTGAGCAGTCGGACCGGTTCGGGCCGAACTGACGTTGAAATTGCTGTCAGAAATCGCTCACAATACGCCAGGATGCTCCACCGACCGGACCCGGACACTGACGACCCGGAACCCGCTTGTCCGGTTTGCTACGACGATGACGCCGAGTACACGCGCGTTCAGGTCGCCGCCTACCGACCGCACTACGACCTGTGTGGCTATCCGCAGTGCTTCGGAGGTGAGCATCGCTCACTCCTTACGAGACCTCCGTGTGCCCATATTTACTGTCGCTCACAAGTTCATGGGGAAGCAAATCTGAACGTTCGAACGGGCATTTGAGCTTAGCAGACGTAGCCCGCGGGGGAGAGCGAAACAGCGAGTAGGACCGTCTTCCGTTCAAATCTTCCGCGATCATTCTCGCGGCCTTGTCGTGGGATAACGAAGCGAACGAAGATTAGAAGACAAGCAGAGTGAGTCTTCCGGTGTGTCCGGTACGCTACGAGACTGGGAAGATCCTTTCAGGCCATCAGCAGTGCCAGCCCGAACGTGATCGCGATGCCGATAGTGGCGATCGCGAACCCGGTCGCGACTTGGCCGGTGGTGTATTCACCCTGTGGGGCAGTGCTCCGTAGTGGCGGTTCCCGGGCGGGGGGTTGGGGTTCGGTCGGATCGTACTCGGGTCGTTGTTCGGCGTGGTCGTCGTTCATGCCCGGCGGTTCTCGGTGCTGGCACTTGCAACTATCGGATCCGACAATCACGGTTCAGCGTACTTCAAACTGGAGTCTCCGTCCGGCGACGAAAAGCGGTGCAGACCACTTTTGAGCGCCCGCACCGAAAGCGGAGCCAGATGACGCTCACGAAACGGATCATTCCCTGTATCGATGTTGATCTGGACGACGAGGGCAACGCAGCGGTCTACACCGGCGTGAACTTCGAGGACCTCCAGTACACTGGCGATCCCGTCGAGATGGCCAAGCGATACAACGAGGCCGGGGCCGACGAGTTCGTCTTTCTGGACATCACGGCAAGCGCCGAGGGGCGAGAGACGATGCTCGAAACTGTCGAAGCAGTCGCTGACGAGGTATTTATCCCGCTGACGGTCGGTGGCGGAATTCGGACTCGCGAGGACATCAAAGAGACGCTCCGGGCCGGGGCCGACAAGGTGTCGATCAATACCGGCGCGATCGAGAACCCGGATCTCATCGAGGAGGGAGCAACCGCCTTCGGGAATCAATGTATCGTTATCTCAGTCGACGCTCGCCGTCGGTACGACGAGGCGGGCGAGTACTACGAGCAGGTCGATGGCGAGTCGGTCTGGTTCGAGGCGACCGTCAAGGGCGGTCGCGAGGGGACCGGACTGGACGTCATCGAGTGGGCGAACGAGGCCGAGGAGCGTGGCGCGGGCGAATTGTTCGTCAACTCGATCGACGCCGACGGCACCAAGGATGGCTACGACATCCCGCTGACGCGGGCGGTCTGTGACGCCGTCGACACGCCGGTGATTGCCTCCTCGGGCTGTGGCGGCCCCGAAGACATGTACGAGGTGTTCACCGAGGCCGGCGCGGACGCCGGGCTAGCGGCCTCGATCTTTCACTTCGGGGAATATTCGATTGCCGAGACCAAGGAGTATCTGGACGAGCGTGGCGTTCCGGTCCGGCTGTGAGTGCTTCTCGTCCGGATGACTGGACGCGATCGGCTCACGCCGGTTCGAGACGGGAGAGTTTTGTCGCCGTAACACCGCGGTGAGAATATGAAGTGGCGCTGCCCGCAGTGCGGTAAACCGCACGAACGTAACGATCCGCCGTGTGAGAACTGCGGCCATCACTCCTTCGAGCGGGCAGTCGTCCCCGAGGCGCCGGAAGCCGATCACGACTCTTTCGTGTGGGCCTGCAGCGAGTGCGGACGCACCCACCAGCGGAACAATCCACCCTGCTCGCGCTGTGGTGCTGGAACCTTCGAGAAGCAACCCCTGGAGTACGAGGAGTTCGACACGTCCACCCGGGGATACCTGGGGTTGATCGGTCGGCAGGAACTCGCCGCGTTTGGGCTCTTGGTCGCGCTGATTGCAGTCGGCATCCTCGGCTTCATGGGCGTGATCTCGATCCCCGGACTAACGCCCCAGCAAGCGCCGACTGTCGAGAACGTGCCGGGCAACGCTACCGTGGCCGAAGGACTTTCCCTCGCCGACGTCGAGACGGCGTATCTGGAGGGGCTGAACGACCGTCGTGAAGCGGCGGGCAGTGCGATACTCGAACGGACGGACACGCTCGGGGCCGTCGCCACGTACTACAACCAGCGTCGGGTGAAGAGCGTCTCCGGGGCCGGTACGCGACCGACTGGTGAGGAACTCGGCGAGCGCTTCGACGTGCAATGTCGTGGCGCGATCTACGAATTGGGCCCCGTTCCGCTGGAGGGGGTATCCTCGGAGTCGTCGTCGGCGCTCGGCGACGCACTCGCGACCGAGGCGTTGGCGGGCGAGACCGACGCGTTCGGGAGTACGGCGACGCGGACGGGTGTCGACTTCCACTACGGGCCGGACGGTCGATTGTTCGTCACGCAGATCGTCTGCTGACCGTCGTCACTGTCCCGTCCGTCGGTCCGACGTAACTGGTCAATTCGTTTTCCAAACGGCGTCGAATGGAAACATCCATACCGACCTTCGGAAATATCTGCCTGAATGCCCCAGTTGTCTCACGAGCCGCTCGCGTACGAGGATCTGTCGCCCGACAGACGGCCCACGCTCGTGCAGGCGATGGTTCCGATCATCGTCATGTTGGTGTTGCTGTCGCTGTGGATGGTGGTGTTGCCGATCGAGGAGCCGAGCCCGCACATGCCACTGTTATGGAGTGGCGTATTCACCGGTTTGGTCGGCTGGCTCTGGTTCGACCGGAGCTGGGACGAACTCTATGACGGGATCGTCGACGGGCTTCGAATGGGCTTGCAGGCGATCTTGATCCTGATGATCGTCTATATGTTGATCGCCGCCTGGACCGCGGCGGGAACGATTCCGGCGTTGATCGTCTATGGTTTGGAGGTGCTCACGCCAGTGGTGTTTCTCCCTGTCGCGGCCGTGCTGGCCTTTGTGACCGCGTTCACCGTCGGCTCCTCGTGGACGACTGCGGGGACGCTCGGGGTGGCATTCATCGGGATTGGGACGGGGCTGGGCATCCCCAAGCCGATGACGGCGGGAGCCGTCCTCAGCGGAGCCTACACGGGCGACAAGATTTCGCCGCTGTCGGACACAACGAACCTCGCAGCGGCGGTGACCAACACCGACCTCATGGATCACGTCAGTGCCATGCGCATCGGAACGGGAGTCGCCTTTGGGATTGCGCTACTCGCGTACGTCGTCCTGGGATTGCACGCTGGCGGTGCGATCCCTGTCGATCGTCTTGAGACGATCATCGCCGCGCTCGAAGGTGCGTATGCGATCACGCCACTGTCGTTTCTCCCCGTTGTCGTCACGTTCGCGCTCGCTCTCAGAGGGTATCCGGCCATCCCGTCGTTACTCTCGGGTGTCTTCGTCGGTGCCGCGACTGCCGTCGCGGTCCAGGGGGCCTCGATGGTGACAGTCTGGCAGACGATCCACTTCGGGACCGACCCTGCGACGGGCGTCAAGGCGGTCGACGGCTTGCTCGCGGCCGACGGGTTGTCGGGAGCGATGTGGGTCATCTCGCTGGTGATGATCGCGCTGTCCCTTGGCGGCCTCTTCGAGCGGACGGGCGTTCTCGCGGTGCTCGCCCACGGACTCGAGCGAGCCATCAGCGGGGTCGCGAGTCTGACGATTGGGACCGCAATCTCGGCGTTTTCGATGAACGTCCTCGCGGCCGAACAGTACATGAGTCTCGTCGTGCCCGGTCTGACGCTTCGCAACCTCTACGACGAGTACGATCTCGATAGCTCGAACCTCTCGCGGGCGATCGAGGCGGCCGGGACGACGACGAGTGCCCTCGTCCCCTGGAGTACCGGTGGCATCTACATGGCTGGCGTCCTAGACGTCCCGACGGTCTCCTACGCGCCGTATTATCTGCTCGGCTTTCTCTCGCCGCTCGTGTTGGTCGTCATGGGCGTGACTGGTTGGGGCATCCGTCCGCTCGAGGAATCAGCAAGCGAGGACGACGCGACGGCCACAGCAGACCGGAACGTCGACGACCACTGACGCCCTTGATTACTGGATGGTTTCGAATCTATTCGACGCAACGAGAGTAGCCTCGCTTGTGATACGATCGAAACGTGAGAAACAGCCCTGACCCGGCGTCACGCGCCGAGGTCACGCTGCCGCATCGTAGGCCGTCTGGAAAGCGTTGACCTTCTCGATGACGCGTTCGGTCCCGGCTTCGAGGGCGTCTAGCGCATCGGTGTCCGTTTCGGTTTTGATCGTGAGGATCGGATCGGTCTGGCCGCCGGACTGTTCGGGATTCATGTCGTAGGTCGCGGCGGCGACCCCCTCCGTCTCCAGCAGCGCGCCCTTGAGCACGTTCATGAAGGTGTGATCCTCGCCAGCGATCTCGATCGACAGCGAGGTATCGTCCTTCTCGATGACCCGCAGTTCCATACACGTCTCTTCGGCTTCGCGCGCATCAACGTTACGTTACGCCGACGAACGCCGGCAGGACCTCTCTTCGGGGCGTCGAAACGGCTTGGTAAGGGTTAAACGTCGCCGACGGAAAGGGGGGTGTATGAGCGAGAGTCAACAGAAACGCACGCAGAAGTGTGTCTCCTGCGGGATCAACATCTCGGGGACGAACGCCGCCGCCTTCGACTGTCCGGACTGTGGCCACCGGATCTACCGGTGTCCGACCTGCCGTAAGCAGAGCACTCTCTATGAGTGCCCCGAGTGTGGCTTCACGGGCCCGTAACGACAGACACATAACCGCATACTGTAATCCACATCCATGGGAAAAGTAGCAGCCGCCATCAAGGTCATGCCGCAGAGTCCGGAGATCGACCTCGACGCGCTCCAAGAGCGCTTAGAGCAGTCCCTCCCCGAGGGCGCGAAGATCAATGGGTTCGAGCGTGACGATGTCGCATTCGGCCTCGTCGCTTTGCTCCCGACGGTGATCGTCCCCGACGAATCGGGTGGCACCGAAGCCGTCGAGGAAGCCTTCGAGGGCGTCGACGGCGTCGAGAGTGTCTCTGTCGCAGATGTCGGCCGCCTGTAGGGCCGGAACGCACGTTTTATAAGTCCAACCGGATTAGCGCATTCCAAGAATGCCCAGTTCGAACGGACCACTCGAAGGCACGCGCAACAAGCTCAGCAACGACCCCCGAGATCGCGGGACGTCCCCGCCGAACCGCGCCGTCCAAGAGTTCGAGGCCGGTCAGACGGTTCACCTCGCGATCGATCCGAGCGTCCCCGACGGGCGCTTCCATCCGCGCTTCTCCGGGCACACCGGCGAGGTCATCGGGAGCCAGGGTGGCGCCTACAAGGTACGGATCAACGACGGCGGCAACGAGAAGACGATTATCGTCAAGCCGGCCCACCTGCGCGAGCAGCAGGAGTAAACGGCTCATGACGATCTTCAAGGACAAACTCGAGGAGGAGTATCTTACCTTCCCCGAGGCCAAAGAACTCCTCGCGGACATCGAGGCCGAGCGGGCCGCCGACGAGGACCGAGAGATGCGCTACGAACTCACCCGGGCGATCGAACACGTCAATCGATTTACCGTCCTCGACATCGAGGAATCGAACGAGTTCGTCGAGGAACTGCTCGCCCTCGAGAAGGTCGACGAACCGACGGCCTACAAGATCGTCAATCTCCGCCCACAGGATCGGGACGAACTCCGCTCGATCTACGCCCAAGAGCGGTACACGCTCGACGGTGAGGAACTCGACGACATTCTCGATGTCGTCGCGAAGTACGTCTGATCGGTTGACAGTCCGTCTGGGGCTGTCCCTGCACGGCAAAGGACGCAGTGACCGCTTTTCGCGGTGCTGACTCGACAGCCCTGCCTGGGTTTAAGTATCCCCTCACCGTACCCGGTTGACATGAGCGACAGCCAGCCAGACCCGGACGCGGAGACGGCCGTCATTCTCGATCATCTCCCGCACGGCCGGTCAGACGACGACCGTCCCCAGTATCAGAAACAGCCCCTCGCGTACGCGGTGACGATCGACGACTTTCGGTTGGTCGAACTGACGCTGGTCGCGGACGCCGACCTCTCGATCGACGACACTGTTGACCTTGACGCCGATCTGATCGAGACCTCGCGGACGGTCGATTACGGTGATCTCTCTGGCGGTGCGCAGTCGGAACTGGCGTACGTCATTGAGGACGTCATCGAGGAGGAACAACAGCGGTTCGTCGACTTCTTCAACGACGCCCGCCCGATCACCACGCGATTGCACTCGCTGAACCTCCTGCCGGGGATTGGGAAGAAACTCCGTAATGCGATCCTTGACGAGCGCAAGCGCAAACCCTTCGAAAGTTTCGAGGAACTCACCGAACGGGTCGACGGTCTGCACAACCCCCGTGAGGTGCTCGCCGATCGCATCATGGAAGAGATCCGCGAGGACGACCTCAAGTACCGGACGTTCGCCCGGCGTGAGGAATGACCGACGACGAGACGCCGGCAGGGACGACGGTGGGCACGCGCGACCCGGACGCCCTCCTCTCGCGCGCGGGGGCGAGCGGCGATCCGGGCCGTGACCAGCACTTCCTCGTCGACGACCGCGTCCTCGATCGGATTCCGACCTATGCGACCGAGGCCGGGGTCGATCTCTCTCACGTCCTGGAGATCGGTGCCGGCAACGGCGCGCTCACCGATCGGCTACTCGCGGTTGCCGACCGCGTGACTGCTGTCGAACGCGATCCCGATCTGGCCGCGTTCCTCCGCGAGGAGTTTGCCGACGCGATCGCAGACGGTCACCTGACCGTCCTCGAAGGTGACGCCCTGGAGGTGGATCTGCCCGCGTACACGGCCTCGATCTCGAATCTACCCTACGGCGCATCCAGTGAGATCCTTTTCCGACTTCTCCCTGCGGGAAAGCCACTGATAGCGATGGTCCAGCGAGAGTTTGCCGACCGGATGGCCGCCGAACCCGGAGGCGACGATTACGGTCGGCTGTCAGTCACGGCCGGTCACTACGCCGACGTGGAACTCGTCGAGCCTGTCCCGCCGGAAGCCTTCTCGCCGCCGCCGGCCGTCGATAGCGCCGTCGTCCGGGCGTTGCCACGTGAGCCGGACTACACCGTTGCCGACGAGGCGTTCTTCCTGGGTTTCGTCAAGGCTGTGTTCACCCAGCGACGGAAGACGGTCCGGAACGGAATCCGGAACACGCCCCACATTTCCGGACTCGACGATCCCGACGCGGTCGTCGAGGCGGCCGACGAGAATCTACTGGCCAAACGCGCAGGCGATCTCTCACCGACTGAGTTCGCTGAACTGGCGCGTCTCGCGTCCGAAGTGGGATTCAGCGATGACTGACGACGGCGACAGTGAGGCGGAGACGGACGATGCAGACGAGACCGGTCGGCCAGCCCTCGCCGACCAGCGTGGCGTCGACTCGGTCTACGGGGCAAGCGAGGATTCCCATTTGCTCGCGGAAGCTGCCGCCGAGGGTGTCGAGCCGGGCGAGCGTGCGCTGGACGTCGGGACAGGCTCGGGGTACGTCGCGCGCGCACTCGCCGAGGCGGGTGCCGACGTGATCGGGACGGACCTGAATCCGGCCGCCTGTCGACAGGCCCACGAGGCCGGCATTCCGGCCGTGCGGGCGAACCTGCTCGATCCGATCCAGGCCGACGCGGTCGACGTGGTGGCGTTCAACCCGCCGTATCTACCGAGTGTCCCAGAGACGGAGTGGGGCGACTGGATGGAGACGGCCCTCTCGGGTGGCGAGGACGGCCGGGCGGCAGTCGATCCGTTCGTCGCGGACGTGGGTCGGGTCCTTCGTGACGATGGGCGGGCGTTCCTGCTGGTCAGCAGCCTCACGGGGATCGACGAGGTTCGAGGATACGCTGGGACCCAGGGACTCGATTCGTCGATCGTCGCCGAGGAGTCGTTCCCTTTCGAGCGGCTGGTCGTGTTGTGTCTTCAATATCGCCAGTAGTTGCCCCGCTGTGGGGCCAAACCGGCATCGAGTCTACAATCGTGGCGGATTCAGGACTGATGAGACAGCAGCTGCCTGCGAGCTGACGGTCGAGTCGGCCTGTGTGGTCAGATGGACGGGAATCCCGACGTCACGGAACTACTCGTCGGACTGAGCCTCGACGAACTCATACTGGTGGCTATAACATTTCGAAATGATCCGGCACGACGGTGTGCCGGATATCTTTACGAACTTATAGCCACCAGTATCAGCATGAGTGCCGTACCGGTGGCCGCGGTACAGCAGCAGGTGACAGAGATGGACCTGGATACGACAGCGGACCTCCCGGCAGCGGTCCTGGCTTGCGAGACGTGGGCGGCGTTCGGAACCTGCTGGAATCGACATTCGCCGTTCCTGGGCATGGCGTCCCACAGCCTTCTCTTATGACCGGTCGTCTGTACCCATGGCTGGACGGTCCGAAACGTGAGCCAGATTTTACCTGTCATCCACTCACAGCACGGATTTCTACGCCGCTCGGCCTGTGGATTCAAACACGAAAGTACCCGACTCAGAGCTTCGCTATCTCGCGAGCGGCTTCGGCTTGCTCGCGGACAGAATCGACCGTGGCCTTCGGACTGGTCGCAGCGACAGCGGCGTTGACTGCCCCTTCCAGTACCGGCGCATCCGCGATCACTGCATCGACATCACTGGTTTCGACAGCGACTTCGGCGTTCATCACTGCACTCCCGAGGTCAACCAGGACGACGACCCCATCCCCACTGTCGGCTGCTTCTAACGCGGCTTCGATGTCGTCGGCGACAGTACCAAACCCACCATGACCGTCGCCGCCGACCGGTTCGATGTGGGTGTCACCACCCATTTCGCTCGCAACCTCGGCAATTCCCTCGGCGGCGCGCTGGCTGTGTGAGACGACGACGAGTCCAACCATTATTCTTCCGCTGGTTCTGCATCCGGGATTGTCGGTGACGTGGCGTCCACGTCAGGAATCTCGGCGTCCATCTTGTCGGCGGCCGTTTCCAGGAGTGTCTCTAAGATGAACAGCGTACTCGTCGCCCCCGGATCTTGGTGGCCGACTGACCGCCAGCCGAGATACGATGCCCGTCCCTTGTTCGCGCGGATGGCCACGGTGAAGTCAACGCCTCGTTCGGCCGCATCGACGGCTTTGGCGAGCGCCTCGAGTATCGGCAGGTCGTCGGTTTCGACGGATTTTTTGAACGTGTGGACCGCCGGCGTCAGTGCGTCGACCATCGTCTGGTCGCCCACGTTTGCGTCACCGCGGTCTTTGAGCTTTTCGAGGTACGTCTCGGCGAACGCGACGACACTCTCCTCGGTGAGTCCATCTTCGAGTTCTGGACTGGCGAACACGAGGGACCCACCGTACAGTGGGCCCGCCGCGCCGCCGACTTCTCCCAGGACGGTTTTCCCGGCCGTCTTGACGACCTCCTCTGGGGTGGGATCTTCGAGATCCCTGACTGTATTGGCAGCCTCGGCCCAGCCTCTGGCCATGTTACCACCGTGGTCTGCGTCGCCGATGGCGGAGTCGAGTTCGGTTAGGTAGTCGCGTTCCTCTTCGAGGCGCTCGGCGATATTCTCGATGACGGCGACGACCGCTTGCCCATTCGCGCTCATTGGACTGTCAGTGCCGGTGTATCGGCAGGCGCCGAGAGCAACGCTTTCAGTTCGTCGTCGACGGCGGCCACCGTAATCGAAACTCCTTCCATGTCCAGGGAGGTCATGTAATCGCCGACCCACGCGTCCCACATTTCGAGGCCCTCGTCCTCGAGCAGTTCCTGCAGCCGATTGTTGACCACGAACAGTTCCATCAACGGCGTGCCGCCCATGCCGTTGACGATGGTGATGACCTCCTGGCCGGCATCGAGGTCGAGATCATCGAGAACCGTCTCGGTCAGTTCCTCGGTGATTGGGTCGGCTTCCATGACATCGGTCCGCTCCGTTCCCGGTTCGCCGTGGATACCGATGCCGAGTTCGATTTCGTCGTCACCGAGATCGAACGTCGGTTCGCCTTTCTCCGGCGTGATACACGAGGTGAGAGCCATACCCATCGTCCCGACGTTGTCGATGACTTTCTGGGCGACTCGCTGGACTTCCTCCAGATCGGCACCCTCGGCGGCTTTCGCGCCCGCTGCCTTGTGGACGAGGATGGTCCCACAGACACCCCGGCGCCCGGAAGTGTACAGTGAGTCATCGACGGCGACGTCGTCGTTGACGACGACCGTCTCGACTTCGACCCCTTCCATCTCGACCATCTCGATAGCCGTTTCGAAGTTCATTACGTCGCCCTCGTAGTTTTTGACAACTGCGAGGACCCCTTCGCCACTGTCAGTGGTGGTGATCAATTTTTCAAACTCGTCGGCGGTCGGCGAGGAGAACACGTCACCTGCAGCCGCGCCATCGAGCATACCGTCACCAATGTATCCACCGTGAGTCGGTTCGTGTCCGCTGCCGCCACCACTGACGACGCCGACTTTGTCTTCTACGGGTGCGTCATCTCGGACTAAAACTTGTGTATCCGACAGTCGTCGTAGTTCTTCGGGGTAGGCACGTACCATCCCATCGAGCATTTCGTCGACGACGTCATCGGGATCGTTGATTAGTTTCTTCATACTCCCTTCGAACAATGGATACTACACGACAAAAAATTATTTATATAAATTATACACGATTAAAGGTAGGCGGGAATGCTGGATACCGGAGGTACCGTCAGTCGAGGTCCCCTTGTTGTCCTTTATGCTCGATCTAGGGTCCAATTTAACGAGGACAATCGGGCCATACGGATTTGCCGATCGAGTACTACCGCTGAAATTCTTCGAGATACGTGGATATTGCCCACGGAGGATACTGGCGGTTTCCGTTGTTATTACACGATACAACTGCACGCTACCCGAAAGCCCACTCACGGAGAACGGCTGTGTACCCAATCGCCCTACCGAGAATCAATTGATACGCTCTCAGTATCATCCAGAGCGCAACTCGAACTCGATCCGCTCGACGGCAGCCCCTTTCGAGAGTCGATTGGTGATTTCGATCTGTCCAATCGCACCCGTTCGGTCGACGTGGGTGCCACCGCAGGGACACATGTCGAAGTCGCCGATCTCGACGACCCGCAACTCCCCGACGTGATCGGGCAATAGATCGAGATTCGATCTACCCTCGGCGACATTTGCC contains the following coding sequences:
- the hisF gene encoding imidazole glycerol phosphate synthase subunit HisF, yielding MTLTKRIIPCIDVDLDDEGNAAVYTGVNFEDLQYTGDPVEMAKRYNEAGADEFVFLDITASAEGRETMLETVEAVADEVFIPLTVGGGIRTREDIKETLRAGADKVSINTGAIENPDLIEEGATAFGNQCIVISVDARRRYDEAGEYYEQVDGESVWFEATVKGGREGTGLDVIEWANEAEERGAGELFVNSIDADGTKDGYDIPLTRAVCDAVDTPVIASSGCGGPEDMYEVFTEAGADAGLAASIFHFGEYSIAETKEYLDERGVPVRL
- the rpsJ gene encoding 30S ribosomal protein S10, which encodes MMQQARVRLAGTSPKDLDAICDEVGEIANKTGVELSGPVPLPTKTLEVPARKSPDGEGTATWEHWEMRVHKRLIDIDADERALRQLMRIQVPNDVSIEIVLED
- the dhaL gene encoding dihydroxyacetone kinase subunit DhaL, with the translated sequence MSANGQAVVAVIENIAERLEEERDYLTELDSAIGDADHGGNMARGWAEAANTVRDLEDPTPEEVVKTAGKTVLGEVGGAAGPLYGGSLVFASPELEDGLTEESVVAFAETYLEKLKDRGDANVGDQTMVDALTPAVHTFKKSVETDDLPILEALAKAVDAAERGVDFTVAIRANKGRASYLGWRSVGHQDPGATSTLFILETLLETAADKMDAEIPDVDATSPTIPDAEPAEE
- a CDS encoding 50S ribosomal protein L21e: MPSSNGPLEGTRNKLSNDPRDRGTSPPNRAVQEFEAGQTVHLAIDPSVPDGRFHPRFSGHTGEVIGSQGGAYKVRINDGGNEKTIIVKPAHLREQQE
- a CDS encoding elongation factor 1-beta — protein: MGKVAAAIKVMPQSPEIDLDALQERLEQSLPEGAKINGFERDDVAFGLVALLPTVIVPDESGGTEAVEEAFEGVDGVESVSVADVGRL
- a CDS encoding RNA polymerase Rpb4 family protein; its protein translation is MTIFKDKLEEEYLTFPEAKELLADIEAERAADEDREMRYELTRAIEHVNRFTVLDIEESNEFVEELLALEKVDEPTAYKIVNLRPQDRDELRSIYAQERYTLDGEELDDILDVVAKYV
- a CDS encoding HemK2/MTQ2 family protein methyltransferase, which encodes MTDDGDSEAETDDADETGRPALADQRGVDSVYGASEDSHLLAEAAAEGVEPGERALDVGTGSGYVARALAEAGADVIGTDLNPAACRQAHEAGIPAVRANLLDPIQADAVDVVAFNPPYLPSVPETEWGDWMETALSGGEDGRAAVDPFVADVGRVLRDDGRAFLLVSSLTGIDEVRGYAGTQGLDSSIVAEESFPFERLVVLCLQYRQ
- the dhaK gene encoding dihydroxyacetone kinase subunit DhaK, with amino-acid sequence MKKLINDPDDVVDEMLDGMVRAYPEELRRLSDTQVLVRDDAPVEDKVGVVSGGGSGHEPTHGGYIGDGMLDGAAAGDVFSSPTADEFEKLITTTDSGEGVLAVVKNYEGDVMNFETAIEMVEMEGVEVETVVVNDDVAVDDSLYTSGRRGVCGTILVHKAAGAKAAEGADLEEVQRVAQKVIDNVGTMGMALTSCITPEKGEPTFDLGDDEIELGIGIHGEPGTERTDVMEADPITEELTETVLDDLDLDAGQEVITIVNGMGGTPLMELFVVNNRLQELLEDEGLEMWDAWVGDYMTSLDMEGVSITVAAVDDELKALLSAPADTPALTVQ
- the dhaM gene encoding dihydroxyacetone kinase phosphoryl donor subunit DhaM, which codes for MVGLVVVSHSQRAAEGIAEVASEMGGDTHIEPVGGDGHGGFGTVADDIEAALEAADSGDGVVVLVDLGSAVMNAEVAVETSDVDAVIADAPVLEGAVNAAVAATSPKATVDSVREQAEAAREIAKL
- a CDS encoding DNA-directed RNA polymerase subunit L, producing the protein MELRVIEKDDTSLSIEIAGEDHTFMNVLKGALLETEGVAAATYDMNPEQSGGQTDPILTIKTETDTDALDALEAGTERVIEKVNAFQTAYDAAA
- the arcD gene encoding arginine/ornithine antiporter ArcD, with product MPQLSHEPLAYEDLSPDRRPTLVQAMVPIIVMLVLLSLWMVVLPIEEPSPHMPLLWSGVFTGLVGWLWFDRSWDELYDGIVDGLRMGLQAILILMIVYMLIAAWTAAGTIPALIVYGLEVLTPVVFLPVAAVLAFVTAFTVGSSWTTAGTLGVAFIGIGTGLGIPKPMTAGAVLSGAYTGDKISPLSDTTNLAAAVTNTDLMDHVSAMRIGTGVAFGIALLAYVVLGLHAGGAIPVDRLETIIAALEGAYAITPLSFLPVVVTFALALRGYPAIPSLLSGVFVGAATAVAVQGASMVTVWQTIHFGTDPATGVKAVDGLLAADGLSGAMWVISLVMIALSLGGLFERTGVLAVLAHGLERAISGVASLTIGTAISAFSMNVLAAEQYMSLVVPGLTLRNLYDEYDLDSSNLSRAIEAAGTTTSALVPWSTGGIYMAGVLDVPTVSYAPYYLLGFLSPLVLVVMGVTGWGIRPLEESASEDDATATADRNVDDH
- a CDS encoding 16S ribosomal RNA methyltransferase A; amino-acid sequence: MTDDETPAGTTVGTRDPDALLSRAGASGDPGRDQHFLVDDRVLDRIPTYATEAGVDLSHVLEIGAGNGALTDRLLAVADRVTAVERDPDLAAFLREEFADAIADGHLTVLEGDALEVDLPAYTASISNLPYGASSEILFRLLPAGKPLIAMVQREFADRMAAEPGGDDYGRLSVTAGHYADVELVEPVPPEAFSPPPAVDSAVVRALPREPDYTVADEAFFLGFVKAVFTQRRKTVRNGIRNTPHISGLDDPDAVVEAADENLLAKRAGDLSPTEFAELARLASEVGFSDD
- a CDS encoding DUF655 domain-containing protein, whose protein sequence is MSDSQPDPDAETAVILDHLPHGRSDDDRPQYQKQPLAYAVTIDDFRLVELTLVADADLSIDDTVDLDADLIETSRTVDYGDLSGGAQSELAYVIEDVIEEEQQRFVDFFNDARPITTRLHSLNLLPGIGKKLRNAILDERKRKPFESFEELTERVDGLHNPREVLADRIMEEIREDDLKYRTFARREE
- a CDS encoding DUF7550 family protein, whose amino-acid sequence is MNDDHAEQRPEYDPTEPQPPAREPPLRSTAPQGEYTTGQVATGFAIATIGIAITFGLALLMA
- a CDS encoding HVO_2753 family zinc finger protein — its product is MSESQQKRTQKCVSCGINISGTNAAAFDCPDCGHRIYRCPTCRKQSTLYECPECGFTGP